Proteins from one Nitrobacteraceae bacterium AZCC 2146 genomic window:
- a CDS encoding tripartite-type tricarboxylate transporter receptor subunit TctC (product_source=COG3181; cath_funfam=3.40.190.10; cleavage_site_network=SignalP-noTM; cog=COG3181; pfam=PF03401; superfamily=53850) — protein MTVRASSALISCLVFAATAFVAPNARAAEYPTRTIKLVVPYAAGGPTDVLGRLVADYLGRDLKQAAIVENKPGAQGAIAAEMVARSDPDGYTLFVAAASIIVLNPLLYKKLPYDPQKDLRMLSIVTDLPVVMEVHPSVPAKTVAEFVAYAKANPGKLNFGSAGTGGTIHLAGEMFKQIAGVDMAHVPYKGAGPALTDLLSGNIQVMFDTLSTALPPVKAGMLRPLGVSSAQRSPDLPDVPTVAESGYPDYQVGVWFGIAAPAKLPDDVAQKIMASLDRALNDDTFRAALEKIGFPVLRPRTQAEINEFVDADRARWSKVIKAQNISLD, from the coding sequence ATGACAGTGCGCGCCAGCTCCGCCTTGATATCCTGCCTCGTGTTCGCTGCGACGGCGTTTGTCGCGCCGAATGCCCGCGCCGCGGAATATCCCACGCGTACGATCAAGCTCGTCGTGCCCTATGCCGCAGGCGGGCCGACCGATGTGCTCGGCCGGTTGGTCGCCGACTATCTCGGCAGGGATTTGAAGCAGGCGGCGATCGTCGAGAACAAGCCGGGCGCGCAGGGCGCCATCGCCGCGGAGATGGTCGCGCGATCCGATCCCGACGGCTACACGCTGTTCGTGGCGGCGGCCTCGATCATCGTGCTCAATCCGTTGCTCTACAAAAAGCTGCCCTACGATCCCCAGAAGGATCTCCGGATGCTCTCCATCGTCACTGATCTGCCGGTGGTGATGGAAGTGCACCCTTCCGTGCCGGCGAAGACGGTGGCGGAGTTCGTCGCTTACGCCAAGGCGAATCCGGGCAAGCTCAACTTCGGTTCGGCCGGCACCGGCGGCACGATTCATCTCGCCGGCGAGATGTTCAAACAGATCGCCGGCGTCGACATGGCCCATGTGCCCTACAAGGGGGCGGGGCCGGCACTCACCGATCTGCTGTCCGGCAACATCCAGGTGATGTTCGACACGCTCTCCACCGCACTGCCGCCGGTGAAGGCCGGGATGCTGCGGCCGCTCGGCGTCAGCTCGGCGCAGCGCAGCCCCGATCTTCCCGACGTGCCCACCGTGGCCGAAAGCGGCTACCCGGATTATCAGGTGGGCGTCTGGTTCGGCATCGCCGCGCCGGCCAAGCTGCCCGATGACGTCGCGCAGAAGATCATGGCAAGTCTCGATCGCGCCCTCAACGATGACACGTTCCGCGCGGCTCTGGAGAAGATCGGCTTCCCGGTGCTGCGTCCGCGCACGCAGGCTGAGATCAATGAATTCGTTGACGCCGACCGGGCGCGATGGTCGAAGGTGATCAAGGCGCAGAATATCTCGCTGGACTGA
- a CDS encoding branched-subunit amino acid transport protein (product_source=COG4392; cog=COG4392; pfam=PF05437; transmembrane_helix_parts=Outside_1_9,TMhelix_10_29,Inside_30_41,TMhelix_42_64,Outside_65_68,TMhelix_69_91,Inside_92_114) — protein MSDFIGDWHALLVLLFAGFLPNEVWRMLGLSLGGGVDEESELLVWVRAVATAILAGVIAQILVLPPGALASIPALLRYGAVAVGLIVFIVAKRSILAGVVCGELVMLIGKWWLG, from the coding sequence ATGAGCGATTTCATCGGAGACTGGCACGCATTGCTCGTGCTGCTGTTCGCGGGATTCCTGCCCAATGAGGTCTGGCGCATGCTCGGCCTGTCGCTCGGCGGCGGCGTCGATGAAGAGTCCGAACTGCTGGTGTGGGTGAGGGCGGTGGCGACAGCGATCCTCGCCGGCGTGATCGCGCAGATCCTGGTGCTGCCGCCCGGCGCGCTGGCCAGCATTCCGGCGCTGTTGCGCTATGGTGCAGTGGCCGTGGGTCTTATCGTCTTCATCGTGGCGAAGCGATCGATTCTGGCCGGCGTGGTCTGCGGCGAACTCGTGATGCTGATCGGCAAATGGTGGCTTGGCTGA
- a CDS encoding tRNA-Thr(GGU) m(6)t(6)A37 methyltransferase TsaA (product_source=TIGR00104; cath_funfam=2.40.30.70; cog=COG1720; pfam=PF01980; superfamily=118196; tigrfam=TIGR00104) gives MVRESEIRVGETAVDAPKPNHAGLVYIGRIRTPWTSRLETPRQGRQDGPVCRLEIFEPWVPALQGLDLYKHLEVIYWLHLSRRDLVLQSPKNDGQARGTFSLRSPVRPNPLGTSLVRLVGIEGATVLVRGLDCLDETPLLDIKPDRCEFTPLAPPQPGDFQTE, from the coding sequence ATGGTTCGAGAAAGTGAAATCCGGGTTGGCGAAACCGCCGTCGATGCGCCGAAGCCGAACCATGCCGGCCTCGTTTATATCGGCCGCATTCGCACGCCCTGGACGTCGCGGCTGGAGACACCGCGGCAGGGCCGGCAAGACGGCCCGGTTTGCCGGCTGGAAATCTTCGAGCCCTGGGTGCCAGCGCTGCAGGGGCTCGATCTCTACAAACATCTCGAGGTGATCTACTGGCTGCATCTGTCGCGCCGCGATCTGGTGCTGCAGAGCCCGAAGAATGATGGGCAGGCGCGCGGCACGTTTTCGCTGCGCTCGCCGGTGCGGCCGAACCCGCTCGGCACCTCGCTGGTGAGACTGGTCGGCATCGAGGGGGCGACGGTGCTGGTGCGCGGGCTCGATTGCCTCGACGAAACGCCGCTGCTGGATATCAAGCCGGACCGGTGCGAATTCACACCACTGGCCCCGCCGCAGCCCGGTGATTTTCAGACCGAGTAG
- a CDS encoding D-proline reductase (dithiol) PrdB (product_source=KO:K10794; ko=KO:K10794; pfam=PF07355; tigrfam=TIGR01918) produces the protein MTNTLEQQLRFAPDDDTPIPYMARTRDYYLAIGYDTPYRWAHYIDAPFQPLRKPLAQSRVAIVTTAAPFNPERGDQGPGAKYNGGAKFYQVYDGDTSKTHDLRISHIAYDRVHTMADDSGTWFPLPALKQLAAAGRIGEVAPRFFGAPTNRSHRVTLETDAPDILARCRADGVDAAILVPNCPVCHQTISLVARHLEANGISTVVMGCAKDIVEHAAVPRFLFSDFPLGNSAGKPHDQESQAFTLELALRVLESAVGPQTTVQSPLRWSADASWKRDYNNVALLSAEELARRRAEFDAQKQIARGLRETAA, from the coding sequence ATGACCAATACGCTGGAGCAACAGCTACGCTTTGCGCCCGACGACGACACCCCGATCCCCTATATGGCGCGCACCCGCGATTACTATCTGGCGATCGGTTACGACACGCCCTACCGCTGGGCGCATTATATCGATGCACCGTTCCAGCCGCTGCGCAAACCGCTGGCGCAGTCGCGCGTCGCGATTGTCACCACCGCGGCCCCGTTCAATCCCGAAAGAGGCGATCAGGGGCCTGGCGCCAAATACAATGGCGGCGCCAAGTTCTATCAGGTTTATGACGGCGATACATCGAAGACCCACGACCTGCGCATCTCGCACATCGCCTATGACCGCGTCCACACCATGGCGGACGACAGCGGCACCTGGTTCCCCCTCCCCGCACTGAAGCAGCTTGCTGCCGCCGGCCGGATCGGCGAAGTCGCGCCGCGCTTCTTTGGCGCACCGACCAACCGCAGCCACCGCGTCACCCTCGAGACCGACGCGCCGGATATCCTGGCGCGCTGCCGCGCCGACGGCGTCGATGCTGCCATTCTGGTGCCGAACTGTCCGGTCTGCCACCAGACCATCAGCTTGGTGGCGCGGCATCTTGAGGCGAATGGCATTTCCACGGTCGTGATGGGCTGCGCCAAGGACATCGTCGAGCACGCCGCGGTGCCGCGTTTTCTGTTCAGCGATTTTCCGCTCGGCAACTCCGCCGGCAAGCCGCACGATCAGGAATCGCAGGCATTCACGCTGGAACTGGCGCTGCGCGTGCTGGAATCGGCGGTCGGGCCGCAGACCACCGTACAATCGCCACTGCGCTGGAGCGCGGATGCGTCCTGGAAGCGCGACTACAACAACGTCGCTTTGCTCAGCGCCGAGGAACTGGCGCGACGCCGTGCCGAATTCGACGCCCAGAAACAGATCGCCCGCGGCCTGCGCGAGACCGCGGCTTAG
- a CDS encoding putative N-acyltransferase (product_source=COG3146; cog=COG3146; ko=KO:K09919; pfam=PF04339; superfamily=55729), whose product MKSSDITLEAVSSVSQIPATDWDACATSKADLGDLNALDTLASAAPEGNGCTTSKSAYNPFVSHAFFSALEKSNSACARTGWGPRHLLAKRDGNIVGIVPCYLKSHSQGEYVFDRGWADAYERAGGQYYPKLQASVPFTPATGPRLLIRDGVDADRVGTALAGGLVGLCDAMEASSVHVTFARENEWKFLAGHGFLKRTDQQFHFRNEGYKTFDDFLATLASRHRKAIKRERRDALANGITIHALTGKDITEDAWDAFFAFYMETGSRKWGRPYLTRAFYTLIGESMSNDVALIMAKRDGKWIAGAINFIGSDTLFGRHWGAIEHHPFLHFEVCYYQAIDFAIARGLKTVEAGAQGEHKIARGYLPQTTYSAHYIADPGFRRAVADYLKHERAHVAEAVRELTEAGPFRKGSDEPSGDEPA is encoded by the coding sequence ATGAAATCGTCGGACATAACCCTCGAAGCCGTGTCGTCAGTCAGCCAGATCCCGGCCACGGACTGGGACGCCTGCGCCACTTCAAAGGCCGATCTCGGCGACCTCAATGCACTCGATACGCTGGCCTCGGCCGCGCCTGAAGGCAACGGCTGCACCACATCCAAATCAGCCTATAACCCATTCGTTTCGCACGCCTTTTTCTCCGCGCTTGAGAAATCGAATTCGGCCTGCGCGCGCACCGGCTGGGGACCGCGGCACCTGCTCGCCAAGCGCGATGGCAACATCGTCGGCATCGTGCCGTGCTATCTGAAATCGCATTCGCAGGGCGAATACGTGTTCGACCGCGGCTGGGCCGACGCCTATGAGCGCGCCGGCGGGCAATATTATCCCAAGCTTCAGGCCTCGGTTCCGTTTACGCCGGCGACCGGACCACGACTGTTGATCCGCGACGGCGTCGATGCCGACCGCGTCGGCACGGCGCTGGCCGGCGGCCTGGTCGGGCTCTGCGACGCGATGGAAGCCTCCTCGGTGCACGTCACCTTTGCGCGCGAGAACGAATGGAAATTTCTCGCCGGTCACGGTTTTCTGAAGCGCACCGACCAGCAGTTTCATTTTCGCAATGAGGGCTACAAAACCTTCGATGATTTCCTCGCCACCCTCGCCTCCCGGCATCGCAAGGCGATCAAGCGCGAGCGCCGCGACGCGCTGGCCAACGGCATCACCATCCACGCGCTGACCGGCAAGGACATCACCGAGGATGCATGGGATGCGTTCTTCGCCTTCTACATGGAGACCGGCTCGCGCAAATGGGGCCGGCCGTATCTGACCCGTGCCTTCTACACGCTGATCGGCGAAAGCATGAGCAACGACGTCGCGCTGATCATGGCGAAGCGCGATGGCAAATGGATTGCCGGCGCGATCAATTTCATCGGCTCGGATACGTTGTTCGGCCGGCACTGGGGCGCCATCGAGCATCACCCGTTCCTGCATTTCGAGGTCTGCTATTATCAGGCGATCGATTTTGCGATTGCGCGCGGGTTGAAGACCGTCGAGGCCGGCGCCCAGGGCGAGCACAAGATTGCGCGTGGTTATCTGCCGCAGACCACCTACTCCGCGCATTACATTGCCGACCCCGGCTTTCGCCGCGCCGTCGCCGATTACCTCAAGCACGAGCGCGCCCATGTGGCCGAAGCGGTCCGCGAACTGACCGAGGCCGGGCCGTTCCGCAAGGGCAGCGACGAGCCATCCGGCGACGAGCCGGCTTGA
- a CDS encoding hypothetical protein (product_source=Hypo-rule applied; cath_funfam=1.10.530.10; cleavage_site_network=SignalP-noTM; pfam=PF01464,PF05036; superfamily=110997,53955), with amino-acid sequence MTRWAVICRMCCVATLLLGPPAAVRAEDAPPAGEAAQSSTETPPASSTGRPDEKPAPAKPADTARDSDTRESMCLMIESAAKANELPLEFFARVIWQESRFQSDAVGPVTRNGQRAQGIAQFMPGTANERRLLDPFDPVQALPKSAEFLKELRGQFGNLGLAAAAYNAGPRRVQEWIDGKGYMPSETRNYVFAITGASVDDWQAAGRRDKMPERLPTSSCRELMALLQRAPNPFITQLELRVKLGEARPWGVQLAAGFNRDRALASYARVMSRLNSVIGEHDPNLLSSLWRSRGTRTFYQVRIGADTRVAADDLCGRIRRAGQACLVLRNMNVRG; translated from the coding sequence ATGACGCGATGGGCCGTCATTTGCAGAATGTGTTGCGTGGCCACGCTGCTGCTCGGGCCGCCCGCGGCCGTGCGCGCGGAGGATGCACCGCCTGCGGGCGAGGCCGCACAATCCAGCACGGAAACTCCGCCGGCGAGCAGCACAGGCAGACCAGACGAAAAGCCCGCGCCGGCAAAACCCGCCGACACCGCGCGCGACTCCGACACGCGGGAGTCGATGTGCCTGATGATCGAATCCGCCGCAAAAGCCAACGAGCTGCCGCTGGAGTTTTTCGCCCGCGTGATTTGGCAGGAGAGCCGGTTTCAATCCGACGCCGTTGGTCCGGTCACGCGCAACGGCCAGCGTGCGCAGGGCATTGCGCAATTCATGCCGGGCACCGCGAACGAGCGGCGGTTGCTCGATCCGTTCGATCCAGTGCAGGCGCTACCGAAGTCGGCGGAATTTCTGAAGGAATTGCGCGGCCAATTCGGCAATCTCGGTCTGGCGGCGGCGGCCTACAATGCCGGCCCGCGCCGCGTGCAGGAGTGGATCGACGGCAAGGGATACATGCCGTCGGAAACCCGCAACTACGTGTTCGCCATCACCGGCGCCTCGGTGGACGACTGGCAGGCGGCCGGCCGCAGGGACAAGATGCCGGAACGCCTACCGACATCGAGCTGCCGCGAGTTGATGGCGCTGCTGCAGCGCGCGCCGAATCCGTTCATTACGCAGCTTGAGCTACGCGTGAAGCTGGGCGAGGCACGGCCATGGGGCGTGCAACTCGCGGCCGGCTTCAATCGTGATCGCGCGCTGGCAAGCTATGCCCGCGTGATGTCGCGCCTCAATTCGGTCATCGGCGAACATGATCCCAATCTGCTGAGCTCGCTGTGGCGCAGCAGGGGCACTCGCACATTTTACCAGGTGCGGATCGGCGCCGACACGCGCGTGGCCGCCGACGACCTCTGTGGTCGGATCCGCCGCGCCGGGCAGGCGTGTCTCGTGCTGCGCAATATGAATGTCAGGGGCTGA
- a CDS encoding hypothetical protein (product_source=Hypo-rule applied; pfam=PF07238; superfamily=141371), which produces MLERRRNFRGRVYYGGRIAFNGHRSTMDCVVRNFSNGGAKVDLAHACLLSDEVDLTIERKGLAFRARMIWRRDDMAGFVFRDPRHVPVAMSQDWALRLRASERANKALLRHLEQLRSEY; this is translated from the coding sequence ATGCTGGAACGACGACGAAACTTTCGCGGCCGGGTCTATTACGGCGGTCGCATCGCCTTCAATGGACACCGGTCGACGATGGACTGTGTCGTCCGGAATTTTTCGAATGGCGGCGCGAAGGTTGATCTTGCCCATGCGTGCCTGCTGTCGGACGAAGTCGACCTCACCATCGAGCGCAAGGGCCTCGCCTTCCGCGCCCGTATGATCTGGCGCCGAGACGATATGGCCGGCTTCGTATTTCGCGATCCGCGGCATGTCCCTGTCGCGATGTCGCAGGACTGGGCGCTGCGGCTGCGCGCCAGCGAGCGCGCCAACAAGGCGTTGCTGCGACATTTAGAGCAACTGCGCTCCGAATATTGA
- a CDS encoding glycerophosphoryl diester phosphodiesterase (product_source=COG0584; cath_funfam=3.20.20.190; cog=COG0584; pfam=PF03009; superfamily=51695), producing the protein MRAPDWLTARPVAHRGLHDRARGIVENMPGAIHAAIAGNFSIEVDLQLTADGEAMVHHDDELGRLTNGSGALLGKTAAELKQVTFKDTSEKMMSLSDLCALVGGRVALVLEVKSHFDGDRKLVARAVEILKAYRGPVAAMSFDPDQVLALRQMMPELPRGIIAQRSYDDGEWLALTPAQRRGMLQLRHAFTTRPHFVAYWVNQLPAPAPWIARHIFGCPLLTWTVRTPEQRATAVAHADQMIFEGFRPEG; encoded by the coding sequence ATGCGCGCACCTGACTGGCTCACTGCCCGGCCGGTCGCGCATCGTGGCCTGCACGATCGCGCCCGCGGCATCGTCGAGAACATGCCCGGCGCGATCCATGCCGCCATCGCCGGCAATTTCAGCATCGAGGTTGACCTGCAGCTCACCGCCGACGGCGAGGCCATGGTCCATCACGACGACGAGTTGGGCCGGCTGACCAATGGTTCCGGCGCGCTGCTCGGCAAGACCGCCGCAGAGCTGAAACAGGTCACCTTCAAGGACACGTCCGAAAAGATGATGTCGCTCAGCGACCTCTGCGCGCTGGTCGGCGGCCGCGTCGCCTTGGTGCTGGAAGTGAAGAGCCACTTTGACGGTGACCGCAAACTCGTTGCCCGCGCTGTCGAAATCCTGAAAGCCTATCGTGGCCCGGTAGCAGCGATGTCGTTCGATCCCGATCAGGTGCTGGCCTTGCGCCAGATGATGCCGGAACTGCCGCGCGGCATCATCGCCCAGCGCAGCTACGACGATGGCGAGTGGCTGGCGCTGACCCCGGCGCAGCGTCGCGGCATGCTGCAGCTCCGCCACGCCTTCACCACCCGGCCGCATTTCGTCGCCTACTGGGTCAACCAGCTGCCGGCACCGGCGCCGTGGATCGCGCGCCACATCTTTGGCTGCCCGCTGCTGACCTGGACGGTGCGCACGCCGGAGCAGCGCGCCACCGCCGTCGCTCATGCGGACCAGATGATCTTCGAAGGCTTCCGGCCGGAGGGCTGA
- a CDS encoding hypothetical protein (product_source=Hypo-rule applied; cath_funfam=2.40.10.220; pfam=PF07238; superfamily=141371), with protein MDERRKNARDKVIFGGVATSDNKVKECVVRDISEEGARIEFRSGARLPKDQISLAIARKGRSFLAKIIWWRDNIVGVAFTDPPTDVSPPSDLEARLRKSEKKKRQLQRQINDLLGD; from the coding sequence ATGGATGAACGTCGCAAGAACGCGCGGGACAAGGTGATCTTCGGCGGTGTCGCAACCAGCGACAACAAGGTGAAGGAATGTGTCGTGCGCGACATTTCCGAGGAAGGCGCCCGCATTGAATTCAGGAGCGGCGCCCGGCTGCCGAAGGACCAGATCTCGTTGGCCATCGCGCGCAAGGGCCGCTCGTTCCTCGCCAAAATCATCTGGTGGCGCGACAACATCGTCGGCGTCGCCTTCACCGATCCGCCGACCGACGTGTCGCCGCCGTCCGATCTCGAAGCGCGGCTACGCAAGAGCGAAAAGAAAAAGCGCCAGCTGCAGCGCCAGATCAACGACCTGCTCGGCGACTGA
- a CDS encoding enamine deaminase RidA (YjgF/YER057c/UK114 family) (product_source=COG0251; cath_funfam=3.30.1330.40; cog=COG0251; pfam=PF14588; superfamily=55298) — MAGTVEQKLAAMGITIHEPISPVANYVGFVRTGNLLFVSGQICVSPDGQLLAKGKLGAGVTIEQGSAAARGCAINLLAQVKAALGDLDKVVRVVRLGGFVNSAPDFIDAPKVINGASDLMVAAFGDKGRHARAAVGVASLPADCAVEVDGLFEVA, encoded by the coding sequence ATGGCAGGAACGGTCGAGCAGAAACTTGCGGCAATGGGCATCACCATTCATGAGCCCATCAGCCCGGTGGCGAATTACGTCGGCTTCGTGCGCACCGGCAACCTGCTGTTCGTATCCGGCCAGATCTGCGTCAGCCCGGATGGCCAGTTGCTCGCCAAGGGCAAGCTCGGCGCCGGCGTCACCATCGAGCAGGGCAGCGCCGCCGCGCGTGGCTGCGCCATCAACCTGCTGGCCCAGGTCAAGGCCGCGCTCGGCGATCTCGACAAGGTCGTGCGTGTCGTCCGCCTCGGCGGCTTCGTCAATTCGGCGCCGGATTTCATCGACGCACCGAAGGTCATCAACGGCGCGTCGGACCTGATGGTCGCCGCCTTTGGCGACAAGGGCCGGCACGCCCGCGCCGCTGTCGGCGTCGCTTCCCTGCCCGCCGATTGCGCCGTCGAGGTCGATGGCCTGTTCGAGGTCGCTTAA
- a CDS encoding putative branched-subunit amino acid permease (product_source=COG1296; cog=COG1296; pfam=PF03591; transmembrane_helix_parts=Outside_1_19,TMhelix_20_42,Inside_43_48,TMhelix_49_71,Outside_72_80,TMhelix_81_103,Inside_104_143,TMhelix_144_166,Outside_167_170,TMhelix_171_190,Inside_191_201,TMhelix_202_219,Outside_220_223,TMhelix_224_241,Inside_242_244), protein MALPALDSPRWQGTAAAFAFGMRSVASTILTLVLFATYIGIGALAHDTHFSLFWALASTLFVWAGPAQIILLSTLGSGATVIQAALAVTVSAIRLFPMVVSVLPMLRAPQTTKRQLILPAHFIAVTLWVECFRLLPLVPRERRVAFVNGLGTGLVSISMTATLIGYQLAANLPPLFGAAILLLTPLAFLLSTARNCRQFSDVVALVLGIALFPVVSLLQTGVDILISGVSAGSIAYGVHWWRRR, encoded by the coding sequence GTGGCGCTGCCTGCACTGGATTCACCGAGATGGCAGGGCACTGCGGCTGCATTTGCGTTCGGCATGCGCTCGGTTGCCTCGACGATCCTGACGCTGGTGCTGTTCGCGACCTATATCGGCATCGGCGCGCTGGCCCACGACACGCATTTCAGCCTGTTCTGGGCGCTCGCCAGTACGTTGTTCGTCTGGGCCGGCCCTGCGCAGATCATCCTGCTCTCCACGCTGGGCTCCGGCGCTACCGTCATCCAGGCCGCGCTGGCGGTGACGGTCAGCGCGATCCGGCTGTTTCCGATGGTGGTATCGGTACTCCCGATGCTCCGCGCGCCGCAGACCACAAAGCGGCAGTTGATCCTGCCGGCGCACTTCATCGCGGTGACGCTGTGGGTGGAATGCTTTCGCCTGTTGCCGCTGGTGCCGCGCGAACGCCGCGTCGCTTTCGTCAACGGGCTCGGCACTGGCCTCGTCTCGATCTCGATGACCGCGACCCTGATCGGCTATCAGCTCGCCGCCAACCTGCCGCCGTTGTTCGGCGCCGCGATCCTGTTGCTGACGCCGCTGGCGTTTCTGTTGTCCACCGCGCGGAATTGCCGGCAGTTCTCCGATGTCGTCGCGCTCGTGCTTGGCATCGCGCTGTTTCCCGTCGTGTCGTTGCTGCAGACCGGCGTCGATATCCTGATCAGCGGCGTCTCCGCCGGCAGCATCGCCTATGGTGTGCATTGGTGGCGGCGGCGATGA
- a CDS encoding cation diffusion facilitator family transporter (product_source=TIGR01297; cath_funfam=1.20.1510.10; cog=COG1230; pfam=PF01545; superfamily=161111; tigrfam=TIGR01297; transmembrane_helix_parts=Inside_1_27,TMhelix_28_50,Outside_51_59,TMhelix_60_77,Inside_78_89,TMhelix_90_112,Outside_113_126,TMhelix_127_149,Inside_150_188,TMhelix_189_211,Outside_212_215,TMhelix_216_238,Inside_239_331), whose translation MHSHSIESWTHDHVFLGSGHARNERRTWLVVWLTIAMMIAEITGGTLFGSMALLADGWHMSTHAAAIGVAALAYRYARHHMHDPRFAFGTGKLGELAGFTSAVVLAMIAIAIGYESLIRLGHPQPIAYGEAISIAALGLVVNLVCAWLLRDDHSHHHHSHGHHHDHDDDHAHHDHGHGHEHHRDNNLRAAYVHVMADAATSVLAIGGLLLAKAFGWVWIDAVVGIIGACVIASWAYGLMRDSGAILIDVVPDRAIAQAIRHRLEVEGDRICDLHLWQIGPGHQSAIISVVTDQPRPPAFYKARLAGIQSLSHVTIEVDPCPHPHGECEQAA comes from the coding sequence ATGCATTCCCACTCGATCGAGAGCTGGACCCACGACCATGTCTTCCTGGGCAGCGGGCACGCCCGCAACGAGCGGCGAACCTGGCTGGTGGTCTGGCTGACCATCGCCATGATGATCGCGGAAATCACCGGCGGGACCCTGTTCGGTTCGATGGCCCTGCTTGCGGACGGCTGGCACATGTCGACCCATGCCGCCGCGATCGGAGTCGCGGCACTGGCCTACCGCTACGCCCGCCACCATATGCACGATCCGCGCTTCGCGTTCGGCACCGGCAAACTCGGCGAACTCGCGGGATTCACCAGCGCCGTCGTGCTGGCGATGATCGCGATCGCAATCGGCTATGAAAGCCTGATCCGTCTCGGGCATCCGCAGCCGATCGCCTATGGCGAGGCGATCAGCATTGCTGCGCTGGGCCTCGTCGTCAATCTCGTCTGCGCGTGGCTGCTGCGGGACGATCACAGCCACCATCATCATTCCCATGGTCATCACCATGACCACGACGACGACCATGCGCACCACGACCATGGCCATGGTCACGAACACCATCGCGACAACAATTTACGCGCGGCCTATGTGCATGTGATGGCCGACGCGGCCACATCGGTTCTGGCGATCGGCGGCTTGCTGCTGGCAAAGGCGTTCGGCTGGGTGTGGATCGACGCCGTCGTCGGCATCATCGGCGCCTGCGTCATCGCGAGCTGGGCCTACGGCTTGATGCGGGATTCAGGCGCTATTCTCATCGACGTGGTTCCGGACCGAGCAATCGCGCAGGCGATCCGGCACCGGCTGGAGGTCGAAGGCGACCGGATCTGCGACTTGCACCTGTGGCAGATCGGACCCGGCCACCAATCCGCGATCATTTCCGTCGTCACAGACCAGCCAAGACCACCGGCGTTCTACAAGGCGCGGCTCGCAGGAATACAGAGCCTCAGTCATGTGACCATCGAGGTCGATCCGTGCCCGCACCCGCACGGCGAATGCGAGCAAGCGGCCTGA
- a CDS encoding histidine triad (HIT) family protein (product_source=KO:K02503; cath_funfam=3.30.428.10; cog=COG0537; ko=KO:K02503; pfam=PF01230; superfamily=54197): MTAYDPNNIFAKILRGEFACYKVYEDDHVLAFLDIMPRTPGHTLVIPKAPARNILDISQEDFAHVARGAHKIAQAAKQAFQADGMTIAQYSEASGGQVVFHFHMHVMPRHDNVGLLPPASRKEDPNVLEDNATALIAALKAL, translated from the coding sequence ATGACCGCGTACGACCCCAACAACATCTTCGCCAAGATCCTGCGCGGCGAGTTTGCCTGCTACAAGGTCTATGAGGACGACCACGTCCTCGCCTTTCTCGACATCATGCCGCGCACCCCCGGCCATACGCTGGTGATCCCGAAGGCGCCGGCGCGCAACATCCTCGACATCTCGCAGGAGGACTTTGCCCATGTCGCCCGCGGAGCACACAAAATCGCGCAGGCGGCCAAGCAGGCCTTCCAGGCCGACGGCATGACTATCGCGCAATACAGCGAAGCCTCCGGCGGTCAGGTGGTGTTTCACTTCCACATGCATGTGATGCCGCGCCACGACAATGTCGGCCTGCTGCCGCCGGCGTCGCGCAAGGAAGATCCGAACGTGCTGGAAGACAACGCCACGGCGCTGATCGCAGCGTTGAAGGCGCTGTAG